The Methylomarinum sp. Ch1-1 genome contains the following window.
GCGCAGGCATGGAATGCCTTGACTGTGGGTGCCATGACCAACCTGGCAAGAATCACCGAAGCGGATGCAGAGCACTACGCTCCGATTGCAGAAAACGGTGGTTTAAGCCCGTTCAGTACTACATCACAAACGTGGCAATCCCTCTGGCCATTAAAACCGGATGTGGTATTCGAAGGTGGTAATGTGGCACAAGACGGTTTAGGTGCCGCCTGGATGCCAAGCTTAAGTCTGCTGACGACCAATGCAAATCCAGCAGAACGCCTGCTGACCACGAGCAATGCCACCAGTGCCGCTTCAGCCCTTTGTGCACGAATGGCGGCCCAGTTAATGGCCAGATACCCGAACCTGTGGCCAGAAAGTATACGCGGATTGATAGTGCATTCAGCGCAGTGGACCGATGCCATGAAGCGTATGTTTCTGCCCGCAAGAGGGGGGCCAACCAAGGCACAAACAGCTGAAATGGTAAGGCATTGCGGGTTTGGTGAGCCAAGCCTCGATAGAGCCATGTGGAGCGCGGACAACTCGTTAACCATGATTTGTGAGGAATTTTTAAATCCGTTCAAACGCGAAAAAGGCAAAGAACCACAGCTAAGGGATATGAATCTGCACCGCTTGCCATGGCCATTGCAGGAGCTTGAAGCGCTTGGTGAAACGCAGGTAGAAATGCGGGTAACCCTGTCTTATTTCATCGAACCCAACCCTTCTGCCCGTGGCGTTACTTCGCGCTATCGGTATGAGTCCCATGGCCTTCGTTTTGATGTAAAACGCCCGCTGGAAAGCGAAGCTGACTTCCGTGCCCGTATCAATGCTGCAGCTAGAGACGATGAAGAGCGTGTAAGTAGAAGCGACAATGATCCCAACTGGATGATTGGCAAAAAGAACCGGCATAAAGGCTCGCTGCACTCAGATATTTGGAAAGGCAGTGCAGCAGAGCTAGCAAGCCGCGGTGCCATTGCGGTTTACCCCTCGCTTGGTTGGTGGAAAACCAGGCCAGCGCTTGAACGGTACGATCAGCGCATCAGGTACTCGCTGGTCGTATCTATTAATGCACCAGATATTGACGTGGATTTATACACACCGATTGCGAACCAGATTGGCGTGCCGATTGTTATCGAATAATTGATTTAAGTGGCTCTGATACCACTAATAAGAGAGCAAGAAATATGAATACATCAACCATTATCTCCAGAGTCTGGAGCTTCTGCACCACCCTACGCGACGACGGTGTGGGCTATGGCGACTATCTTGAACAGCTAACCTATCTGATCTTCCTGAAGATGGCCGATGAATACTCCAAACCACCATACTCTCGTGATGTGGGTATTCCTGCAAAGTACAACTGGCAGGCGCTGACTAGTAAGAAAGGTGCGGAGCTTGAGGTGCTTTATGTGGAGTTGCTGCGCGAGCTGGGTAAGCAGAAAGGCATGTTGGGCCAGATTTTCACCAAAGCGCAAAACAAGATTCAAGACCCCGCCAAGTTGTACCGCCTGATCGATATGATCGATAGCACCCAGTGGATCATGATGGGTGCAGATGTTAAGGGTGACATCTATGAAGGTTTACTGGAGAAGAACGCGGAAGATACCAAGTCTGGAGCGGGCCAGTATTTCACGCCGAGGGCATTAATTCGCGCCATGGTCGAGTGCGTTCGGCCAGAACCCGGAAAAACCATCGCCGACCCATCATGCGGTACGGGTGGATTTTTCCTGGCGGCCTATGACTTTCTGACAAACAACGAAAACTATTCGCTCGATAAAGAACAAAAGCAGTTTCTCAAACACAGCACTTTCTATGGTAACGAAATCGTCGCCAATACCCGCCGCCTGTGTTTGATGAATATGTTTTTACACAACATCGGCGAAATTGATGGCGATAGCCTAGTTTCCCCTAATGATGCGCTGATCGCGGCCAGCCCCGTTAGCGTAGACTATGTGCTCGCCAATCCACCGTTTGGCAAGAAAAGCTCTATGAGCTTTACCAACGAAGAAGGTGAACAGGAGACTGACGAGCTCACTTATAACCGACAAGACTTTTGGGCCACTACCTCCAACAAGCAGCTCAACTTCGTTCAGCATATTCGCAGCATGTTGAAAACCACCGGCAAAGCCGCCGTCGTTGTACCGGATAACGTGCTGTTTGAGGGCGGCGCGGGTGAAACGATCCGCAAGAAGCTGTTGGAAAACACAACCCTGCATACCATTCTGCGTTTACCCACTGGCATTTTTTACGCGCAAGGGGTTAAGGCGAATGTGTTGTTTTTCGATAACCAGCCAGCCAGTCCAAAGGCGTGGACGAAAGCCGTGTGGTTTTACGATTACCGAACTAATATCCATCACACCCTGAAGAAAAAGCCAATGCGCTTTGAAGATTTAGCGGACTTTATCGAGTGCTACAACCCGAAAAGCCCGTCCAAGCGCAAAGAAACCTGGCATCCCGAGAAGAACCTAGAAGGCCGCTGGCGGAAATACAGTATTGAGGAATTACTAGCGCGCGACAAAACCAGCCTGGACATCTTCTGGCTAAAAGACAAAAGCCTGACCGACCTGGAGAACTTGCCTGAACCAGACGATCTCGCAGAAGAGATTATTGAAAACCTGGAGGCTGGATTAAACAGCTTCCGGGAAGTGCTAAGCGGCTTGTCTACAAAAGAACCCACATAACTGTCCTTATCCGGCAATGGTTGGGCACCGCTAGTTCCCAACCCGCAAAGCCCCATAAGCCGTCTGAATAGCATTTTTCAGCACCTACTTGGGCAGCCCGGTTTCTTCTTGCAGAACTCAGTACGAAATCAAAAGGGTCGGCGAAATCAAAAGGGGGGTCGGTATCGATTGAAGTGTCATGGTAGCCACATAGGTCTGGTTAGGCGAAGCCGCATGTGCCCTGTGGCTATAAGCCGACACATCAACGAATTTCTTTCAAATAATTGATCAGGCCGTTAGTCGAGCTGTCGTAGCTATGCACCGGTTGGTCGTTCTGCAATTCCGGAAAAATGGCGCCGGAGAGTTTTTTGCCCAGTTCGACCCCCATCTGGTCGAATGAGTTGATGTTCCAGATAGCGCCTTGCACGAAGACTTTGTGCTCGTACAATGCGATTAACGAGCCCAGCGTTTTCGGCGACAAGACTTTGAATAAAAACGAGTTGGTCGGAATATTGCCGGGGAAGACCTTGGCGTTGATCAGCGCTTCGTCGTATTCGCTGCCGGCCTGTTCCAGTTCTTTGCGCACCTGGTCGGCGGTTTTGCCCTGCATCAGGGCCTGGGTTTGGCCCAAAAAGTTGGAGACCAGGATATTGCGGTGATCCGGCAGGAAATGGCAGCTGGTGCCGGGGATCAGAAAATCGCACGGAACTAGTTTGGTGCCTTGATGGATTAATTGATAGTAGGCGTGCTGGCCGTTCGTGCCGGCTTGTCCCCAGACGATAGGTCCGGTTTGATAATCGACCGGATTGCCGTCGATATCGATGTTTTTGCCGTTGCTTTCCATGTCCATTTGTTGCATGAAGGCCGGAAAGTACCGCAGATAATAGCCATAAGGCAGAATGGCATGGGTTTCCGCATTGAAAAAGTTGTTATACCAGATACCCAGCAGTGCCATGATGACGGGGATGTTTTGCTCGAAAGGCGCGTTTTTGAAGTATTCGTCCGCTTCGTGGGCGCCGTTCAACAGTTGCTCGAAATTATCCATGCCGATATTGAGCGGAATGGATAAACCGATTGCCGACCAAAGCGAATAACGACCGCCGACCCAGTCCCAGAACTCGAAAATATTGTCGGGATCGATGCCGAATTCGACGACCTTGTCGCGGTTGGTGGAGACGGCGACAAAATGTTTATCGACCGCGCCCGGCGCTTTGAGGCTATCCACTAACCATGCGCGCGCCGAAAACGCATTGGTCATGGTTTCCAGAGTCGTGAACGTTTTCGATGCGATCAAAAACAGCGTCGTTTCCGGGTTCAATTTGTTTAAGGTATTGATCAGCTCGGCCTGGGCGACGTTGGATACAAAGTGAGATTGGATAGTGCCCTTGGCGTAAGGCTGCAAGGCCCTGACCACCATTTTGGGGCCCAGGTCCGAACCGCCGATGCCGATGTTGACGACGTCGGTGATGACTTTACCGGTGTAACCTCGCCACTCTCCCGAATGCACCGCATCAGAAAAAACACGCATTTTGTTCAGGACACTATGGATATCGGCATGAATATCCCGGCCATCCAACATAAAGGGCTGTCGGCCTGGGTTTCTCAAGGCGGTATGTAAAACGGAGCGATTTTCGGTGCGGTTGATTTTTTCCCCGCTGAATAGGGCGGCGATTTTGTCCGCCAGGTCGCTTTCTTCAGCCAGTTTGAGTAACAAGGGCAGGGTTTTTTCGGTGATTCTGTTCTTGGAAAAATCGAACAGGATATCTTGGAATTTCAGGGAGAGTTTATCGAAACGCTTCGAGTCTTGCGCAAACATATCCCGCATGTGTAGTTCGGCAATTTCCCGATGATGTTCCCGGAGTTCTTGCCAAGTTGCTGAATCGGTGAGGGACGACAATGGAAGGCTCCGTATTTTCTCTGTAAGATGGAAAGCCTAATGAAAAAAAGTTTGAAAAACAAGCTTAAAAGGTAACTACTCACCCCCATTCGTGGATAAGCGGAGCACATCCACCGGGTCGGCATTTTTGGTGGATGCATCCTCTGAGCAGGCCGGAGTTTGTAACTCCGGCCTGAATCTTTCAATCCTATGCCAATAAAATCAAAACGTTCGGGGCGGGTTGAATAACCCGCCCCGCGCAGGGATGCGCCCTTCAGGATTATCCACCCTACATGCCCTTCCGCGTTCGATAAGTGGGGCGAGCAGTAACCTTAAAAGAATAATGGTATTGAGTTTGGACAAATAATCTAGATTTGAAGCATCAAAGGGGTTGATTGATATCGTGATTTTTCAATGATTGTAATGACGTATCAAATTTGTATCTTCTGACTGTAATCTTCAGAAGTTATCCAGTTTTGTAATTATTCAGCGTATTTTTATCAGAGGGAGTAGATTATTGATTTATCGGGCTGTCTGCAACAGGACGTTGCAGCCAGAGCTTACATGGATGTATTCACGCGTCCCGAGAAATCAATGGTCTACTCCCCAACCCCTGAAAGATACTGAATAGTTATCCAGTTTTTTAGTTTGGCTTTGATATAGTCTGGCGACAACCTTTCTTGTTCCAGTCTGGAGTCGTTTTTCTCCGAGTTTCTCAAATCTAAAAAAATCTGGGTTTCCGAAGCGGTAAGAAATTCAGGTATGGCATCGACGGATTTTCGTTCGCCAACCATGCGATCTTCATGGCGGTCGAGCGTTTCCTGGTCCATCATCAGCGCTGTTACCGTCGGTAATTTGGAACGCACGTCGCTCAAGATGGAAAGTCCCCAGGTATCGAGATCGCCCCAATAGGCGACGCGTTTGGATTTCAACCATGGCGCCTCCATCCAGGCGACGTTTTTTCCGCCACCGAATACGGCAATCGTATTTGGAAGCAAAGGTAGCCCCAGTCCTGATGCCATATTTTCGACGACGAGAATGTTATCGGCTGGAAGACGTTGTTCTTTCAAAACATCGCCAGGCAATTGCAGTATGGGTAAACCGCCCAGTTTTGCCCGAACCTTTTCACATAGGGGGCGTATCGTTAACCAGCCTTTCGGATTGGCATGGCAGCCTAGCCATCCGTGTAAGCCGCCGGCATTCACGGCGGCATTGTCATGCACCGTATCGAGAATGTCGGCAATCAGGGACTGGTAATTTTCTAAAAATTTGGTGTCGACGCCAACTAGGGGTAATGCTCTGAGGTATTTGCCCTCCCCCATCCCCGGCGTTAACTGTTCGACCAAGGTAGGCATTAACCGGGCGTCGGACGGACGCATCGACTCTATCGTCTGCAAGTGTTTGACTAATGCCCGATACGTGCCGGGATAAGCTTCCAACAAAGGCGACATATTGCGCTGCCAGATTTGGCTCCGCTTGACAGCCTCAGCGCCGATAAACTCGATCAGTTCCTGGATATTTTTTAAAATGAAAAATTTCGGCAAGCTCTGCTCGGAAAGCGTTCGATAGTTGCGGGTATCCCATTCAACAAATTGTTGCGAGGGAAAGGAGCGCCATTGGCGAATGAAGGTTTGAAAGTGTTCCATGTCCTCGACGGCGGATTGACCTGTCGGCGGTTTTAGCCCAATTCGAATCGGAAACGGTTTTTTATTTAATAGGCGCGCTTTTAAGTTAGAAGTATTGCGCCATTCCCGCTTTAAAACCCGTGCTCTGATGTCGGCAGGCAATAAGCCCCATGACCTAGCCATGCGCTATTTCCACGCCCAGTTCCACTGCTTCCGTCATGAGCTTCTGTTCTCTCTGTTGCTCGAGCCGTTTATCGACTTCTTCCCAGGTGACTTCACAGAGGCTGCTTTCGTGATTTTCCGGGTCACGTTCGGCAATCAGCAGGGAGTGCGCGGATTCGCGGGCTAAATTGAGATTTTTGTAAGGGGTGATCAGATTGACATGGATATGAAGTTCTTTGAATACCCGCAGCACTCGACGGCTGACCGCCTCGGCGGTGTTGGAAAACGCTTCATCCAGAAATACCGTGCAGTAAACGGGTTTGTCATAACCGTCCGGCGTCAACACATAGGCCAGGCTGGCGGCGACGATCGTACCGGCGAACGATTCTTTTTCGCCGCCGGATTTGCCGCTGGAAGAGGCCAATACATCTCTAACTTCCTGTGTTTCGGCATCCAGTTCTTCCGCATAAAAGGACATTTGATAGCGCGGGTCGAGCAGCCTTAAACTTTCCATCGTGTTCGCTGTGCCCGGGTTGCTGGCTTTTTCCAGAATATCGACCACCGCTTTTAATTGCTCGAAACGGGTTTCGTGATCGTCGCTGGCGGCTTGGCCCAAAACGCTGCGCACCTGGCGGTTGAAATCCTGGACATGCGGATAGTGTTCCAGTTTGTTCCCCAGTTTCAAATGCGTGCCCTGTCGAAACTCGGTGCGGGATAAAACCCGGTTGATCGTCTCGATGCGTTCGACGATGTCATCGCGTTCGGAATCGAGGCGGTTATGAATGCGGGCCAACGATTGCGTTGCGTGTTTATTGAGTCTTCCAATAAATTGTTCGACCAAGTTGGGCAAACCTTCTTCCTCTAGCTGTTTTAAGTAGTCCAGGTATTCGTCCAGGCTGGCGATATCGCAGCCCCAATCTTCCGCCACGACCCGCCATTTTTCATGGGCGCGGAACGAGGACATGATGCCGATGGCCTTATTGACGGCTTCGCTCTTTTTGTTCCGCCATTTATCTTGCAGCTTTTCGATGTTTTTGTCATGACGGTTTTGCAACTGCACGATCTGTTCCAGGTCGTTTTCCCGTATAGGCCCGATGCGTTTCTTGAGCATTGCCCGGATATCTTCGGCTATGCCGGAAGCGGCGGCCGCGCTCGCTTGGGTCTGTTTCATTTTGGCATCCTCCAGCTGAGTGGAGAGTTCGCCTTTTTGGCCAATCGCCTCCTCTTTTTGGTTTCTGATGTCCATTAACTCTTGTTTGGCTTCTTCCAGCCGCCGTGTCGCCGTTTCCAAAGCGTTGCCGGCGTGCTCGAGTTCCGCTATATCCGTCTTCAACCGATTGACTGTTTCATGCCATTTGGGCGCATCGATCTCCGGCCAGGAATAGTCGAGAATACGCTTCCAAGTGGCTTCCCGTTCGCCGACCAGATTCAGTTCGGCCCTGGCGTTTTCCAGGGATTTGTAGAGTTCGGCTACGCGTTGAACGGCTTGCTTCAAGTCGTTTTGCAACAAGGCCAGTCGCGATTTGTTTGAAAAGCCCAGTTGCCAACGCCGGCGGTCGTCGATTTTGTGCTGGTCTTTTTTCTCGAACCGGCCTTTATCGAACTGAATCAGGCCTTGTTCGGTCAGCGAAAAAGGCGTGCTGTCCAGTTCTTCGGTCGAAGATACGCATTGCAAATCGAAACGCGAGAGGTGTTTTTTGAGCCATTCGCGATAAGGATGCTCACGCCAAATCAATTTGCGCAAAAAGCCGTCGCTTTTAAAGTCGGTCCTGTCGTGAGAATTTGCTTCTTTGACCACCTGAACGCGGACATGCAATCCGGTATGCCGGGTATTCAACCAACGGGTCACCATCGAGTAACGGTCGGCCGGCACCGCCAAGGTCGTTCGCAATCCCCCCAACGCGCGTTCGATCGCGCCTTGCCAGTGGCGATGATCTTCTTTGACATCGATCAATTCGCCGATAAACATGCATTGCTCCTTGCCAAACCCCAACGATTGCACCAATTCGTCGCGCAATTGCTGATATTTCAGATCGATGTTGGAATCGGGCCTTGTGCTGATTTCTGCGATTTCTTTGTCGAGGGCGGCTTTTTGTTCCTTCTGATTAGTCCATTCGGCAGTCAAATTGCCGAAACGGTCCTGGGCCGCTTGTTTCTCCGCACCGATGTTTTCGAGTGTATTGGCGGCGAGTTGCTGGTTAGCCAAAAACTGTTTTTCTTCCAGGCGATCGTCGAGATCGAGTTTGCGAATATCTTGTTGATAGCCGGCTGCACGGACCGTAATTTGATTGAGCCGTTGCCGCGCGTCGCCAAGTTCTTTTTTCAGAACTTCGATTCGTTCCCCGCCGGCGTCGAGATAATCGGCGTAGCGCTGATCCTTTTGGGTTTCGGCCTCTTGTTCCTGCTCGGTGAGTTGTTTGAGTCGTAATACTAAATCGTCGAAAGCGGATTGCAGTTTGGCGATTTTCTCGGTCCAAAGCGCATAACAAATCTCGCCGAAATAAACCGGCAAGCCGCTTCTTTCCCGCGCGAGAGAGTCCAGTTCGGTTTCCGCCTGTTCCAACGCCTGATGCAGATCGGGCAATCCGGACAAACGATCTCTTTGCGCCCTGGCGTCGATCAGGCTGTCGTGTATGGCAACCAAGTCGGCAAACTCGTCGACGACTTTCCGCGCATCATCTTTAACGGTGCTGGGCTCCAAGACCAGTTCCCGGATCAGCGAGGTCAGATCATCGATTTTTTTCAGTCCCAACGCCCTCGACAGCAGTGCAGGCGCATTCTTGTTATCCATGTGCAGCAGCTTCCGATACAACTCCTGATAGTTGGGAAAACTGTCGTCGCAGCAGGTAATGGCCGGATCGTTTCTCAGCCACTGCTTTAACGAGCGGGCATTGCCTTCGCCGAAGGCATCGAGCATTTCCTTGAGGGACAGATTTCTTTTCGCGACACAATAAATCCGTTTCACATCCGACAGCGCATTACTTGCCTGAGTCGTCCAAAACAGAGCCGCCAAGGTCATGCAAGAACCGTCATCCCCGCGGTACAGCGCTCTTAATCCGGTGACGACCGCTTTGTCACGCTTACTCTTGACCCGCGTACTGCCGCCGTCATGCACGGAACCGAAACTGCCGCGCATATAAGAAAGTAGTGTCCGATCGGTGCGGTCGCCTTGGGCGGCGGCGACATTGAAGGTGGCTCGTCCGGCAGGCAGCAGTAGCGCCATCAAGCCATCGATAAAGGTCGATTTGCCGGCGCCATTGTCGCCGGTGACCAAGGTGCCGTGCGGGTCTATCTTCGCCGTATGCAGGCCGTGGAACGAACCCCAGTTATAGACCGAGAGTTCGGCCAGTCTGATTTGTCCACTGTCGAACAGGGAGTGAATGTTGGTAAATTCCTTATCTTGCATATTATCCTCCTTCATTCATTTCGGCTGCGACGGGAGCATCCTGCGTTAAACCGGCATCGAGAGCCAGGCGTGTGTACTCCGTCAGCATGCTTTCCAGAAAACCGGCATTGACGACGTAACGAATGATGGGGGTTATTTCGAAGCGGTCATCGCTGCCTCGAACGGCGCTTAATATATGTTTTTCGCTCATCTTTTTTAAGGCGCTGTCGAGTTTTCTGCGATCCGAGCGGGTGCTGTTGGTTAAGGGCAGAAAGGGCGACAAATTGGCCTCGATTTTTTCGCTATCGATGATGATGCGTTGTTCGCCGGCCGTTTCCCGTTCTTGATAATGTTTGCGCAGAATCAGCAACAACAAGGTGTCGTACAGCGTCAGGGTTCTGCGGCTGATCAATGACACAGCTTCCTCTTCTTGTTCGTTGTCGTCTTCATCCAGTCCGGCCACGAATACGACGCCCGTTCTTTGATCGAGCACCAGTTTTAAATAGACGTCCGCCAGATGGCTGCGAACGGCGTCTTGATAGCGACAAATGGAATCGAACAAATTGGCTTTTTGGCTGGCTAACACGACCCCGTGTCTGAGTAAACTGACCAAGGCGCGCCTGGCTTCCGGCGGAAGGGTTCCGCTATTCGTCGAAGGGGAATCGGGAGCTGTTTCCGTCGTCGCCGATGAAGCGGGGTCGGGAGCGAACGGAGATGAGTCGCGGTCATCGTGTTCGACATTCGTATTTTGCTCCAATGGTGACCGGTCGGATTGACGTTCCCGAAAACGGTCGAATAAATCGCCGGCTCCTGAAGTCAGCGAACTTCGTTCAATTTCATCGTGACTCATATCGCCATCTCCTCTATATTGTCGGGGAACAAGTCCGCGCTTAACAGATATTTCGGAATGTCGGCCTTAAGGCGGATGCCTTGTTTGTCCAAAACCTCTACGCTTTCTTTTTCGTCCAGACTGGTCGCGCCCACCGATCTTGCGACCCGTAAGTAAGCGACCAATTCTTCGAGTCCCGATTTCAGCGGTTGAATGGCCGCGATGGAAGCAATGGTCATCGGGCCGTGCTTAAGCAAGGTATTGCGCGTTTGCAGTGCGATTTCCCTGACTTGAACGGCGTCCAGACAATCCAGCATCAGAGAACTCGGTGTGCGGGAATTGACCTGTTCCTCTATGTCGGAGGTATCGAGTTTTTCATCCGGGGGTCTGAGACGCATGCTGTCCGGAGAGCTTATCTTGATCGGGCCTACCGGTAACGAGAGTACGGTTGCGGTTTTGGATTCGACGCCGGCATCCTTTAAAGCTATCGCCTTGCGTTCCAATTGTTGCAGCAGCCGGTTGACGGCCCGGTTTTCCAACGCAGCGCCGCTTTCGATATAGGCTCTAAGGCCTTCTTCCGTTCGCCGCCGGATATGAAAAACCCGTTCGCTTTCTTTGGACAGCTCCCGCATCAATTGACTGAGGAACTGATGTTGTTGCGGCGTTAACTTTTCCGCGACCGGTTTGCTTAAAATACTGCGCAACTGGTCCTTGAACTCGGTCGAGCGGTTTTGATCGCATAATAGTTGGAAAAAACCTTCAAAAGCGCTGCCGGCATCGGTTTCGGCCAGCAATGCTTCTTTTTCCATCACGGATAAAAGCACTTCGCCGCGTTTTGCGCCACCATCGATCATTTGCACCCGGATAGCCTGGTCGAGTTCGCGGATTTCGTCCTCCACTCGCCGGAAATCTCCGGTCAGTACCGAGGCCAATTGATAGATTTCTCTAATGCGTTCGCGTTGTTGCGCCTCCGTTAACTGGGTGACAACGCCGGCATTCAACGCATCGATTTCATGCTGCAGCTCGGCTTTTTTCTGTTCGAGCAAGGCAATCCGCTCGTCGGCGTTCGGACTGATGGCGACGGCAAACTCGCGCACGGCTTCTTGTACAATTCGAAGGTGAGAGGCCGTGGTGCCGGTATTTCTTTGATCCAACCCCATACAAAACCTTAACGCGATTTCGCTGGCGTCGGTTTTGCTGAGTTTGTCGTCCATTTCGCGCAACCATCCGCTATGAATCCATTGATTCAGATAAGCGCCCGCCGGCGTTTCCGTTTCCCATATCCCCTGCTCCTTGCATTTTTCCAGTTCGGCGGCCAACGCAATACGCGCGCG
Protein-coding sequences here:
- a CDS encoding DUF3375 domain-containing protein; its protein translation is MNFQGLQAKYRRLYQESAAWKLLRADNAPIILAFIADLFSDENEVPFGRARIALAAELEKCKEQGIWETETPAGAYLNQWIHSGWLREMDDKLSKTDASEIALRFCMGLDQRNTGTTASHLRIVQEAVREFAVAISPNADERIALLEQKKAELQHEIDALNAGVVTQLTEAQQRERIREIYQLASVLTGDFRRVEDEIRELDQAIRVQMIDGGAKRGEVLLSVMEKEALLAETDAGSAFEGFFQLLCDQNRSTEFKDQLRSILSKPVAEKLTPQQHQFLSQLMRELSKESERVFHIRRRTEEGLRAYIESGAALENRAVNRLLQQLERKAIALKDAGVESKTATVLSLPVGPIKISSPDSMRLRPPDEKLDTSDIEEQVNSRTPSSLMLDCLDAVQVREIALQTRNTLLKHGPMTIASIAAIQPLKSGLEELVAYLRVARSVGATSLDEKESVEVLDKQGIRLKADIPKYLLSADLFPDNIEEMAI